In candidate division KSB1 bacterium, a genomic segment contains:
- a CDS encoding enoyl-CoA hydratase (Catalyzes the reversible hydration of unsaturated fatty acyl-CoA to beta-hydroxyacyl-CoA): protein MPDSFKTIKFEIDADGIATVTLNRPEKLNAMNAEMRSEFKVLGDELISNDQIRVIVFTGA from the coding sequence ATGCCCGATTCCTTTAAAACCATCAAATTTGAAATAGACGCAGACGGAATAGCCACGGTCACCCTGAATCGTCCCGAAAAACTCAATGCCATGAATGCCGAAATGCGTTCAGAGTTCAAAGTCCTTGGCGACGAACTGATTTCAAATGATCAAATTAGAGTGATTGTATTTACCGGTGCGG